GTTGCAGGGGTTTGAATCATGACTGATTAGAAGCCCGGATCACCAACGTCATGACTCCACCAATCGAATTTACCATACCTATTGGAAGATCGGGCCAGTGCTACATCATGTTGTTTGTGACTGGATCAGTATAGCCCGCAGGTGGCATTCCACAGCTCCGCAACCGGCCTCCAGGCATCGATCGACTCAGATGGTCGCTGGCCTCTCCTCGATGGAGATTCTGTGGGCATGGCTCGAGGTTCGGATCGGACGAGAAGGTTGAGATGACCTGAATCGCTGCCTCAGTAGGTCGGGCAAGGGCCATGGGGGCTCATCTGCCTTTTCTCCCCTGCCTGGCGTTTAATGCGAGGTGGCCTTGATTCCTCCATTAATCAGTTCTTGAGTTAGGACCATCGGCGTGCATCCTTTCAGGTCTCAAGATATTCCGAAAACCAAATGATTAAATGCGAATATTGAATGCGGATGTGGCCTATTGAAGCTTACTCTTGAAGTCGGAGCGCCGGTGCAGTTTTTTGGGGATGCACACCAAAGGCGATCCCGCCACATCACTGGAGGCGATGGGGTGCTTTATCCGCCATGATTTCTAAGATCAGCGGGAGTAACTGCGCCAGCTGCCTTTCCCTATTTTGATTTAATTCAAATTGGAGGGTGGAGAATTCATACCTTTTCCTCTCCCTGTGGAGGTCAAGAGATCATGCACTGTGTAGCGCCAGGGACTCGTTATAAGGCTTCTCCATCCCTGCCAAACACTCTCACCAGCGAAAGTTAGCTTTTTCTTTCAGAACGGAGGGAGAGGTTCTCTTGTTTTCCTTGCCCTTTCGCGAGATGGTGGGAGAGAAGCGCCCAGCGGACAAGGGCTCCAGTGCTCCGCCTCGAGGGCTGCCGTGCCTTCGAGAGATCCTAGAGCATCAGGGGTAAGCGATGTTCACCCCGTCGCTGTGCTCTTGGCCGTGATAGGTGATGTTTGGCTCCGCATTTGTGTAGAGCTATCTCCAAGGGTCCTCGGGACTTTATCGCCATGCACGGAGCAGCTGAAGAACCCTCCACGACCGCAACGCTGGTGTCGCTGGGGACATCCTTTTCCTCCAAGTTTGACTCGGGTCGGTGAAGGGAGATGCAGGACCTTGTTCGCGAGGCGTCCGAGGCCAAGGGCCGGTACTCGGATGCAATGTGAAAGATCGGCAGGATGGAGTCTGACCTCACCGCTATCCTAGCCACCCTTCATGCTTTGGAGAAGGAGACGGCTTCAGCCTTGGCTGAGGCCGCAGATGCCCATACCCGAGCAGCAAGTGTGTCCCGTATGCCGAGGGCTTCCATTTGTTTTTATTTCCGAAGTGGTTGTAGGGTCCTTAACCCTCCGTGTTTTAGGtttggaggaggaggtggccaCTTCTCATCTTGAGGTGGTTGGTCTGCGCTGCTGCCTGAACGACCAGGAAGGATACCACGGGGCTCTTGCCCACGCGGCGCTTGATGTGGTGAGGGCGGTGAGGGCGGAGGGGCAGCTGCTACCCGACCGTCTCCAATCCCTGCTGTGCTAGGTCAGGGGCACGGTGGTGTTAGGCATTCACCAGGGGCCACCAGCGCACTGGCCTCGGCGCGGGTTCGGTTCGGCTGGGACTTGGGCCAGCTGGAGCCTGAGTTCCCAGCGAAGACCAGCCCACAGGAGCGGAGGGTGCTCATCACCGTGTTTGCTGGAGCCACTGCCGCCATCACCACGGAGGTCAACATTGACGACATCCTCACGAGGGGCACTAACCCGGGCCAAGACAGTGTCTAGGGAGCTCTTGCAGTTGATGTAGCGGCGGTCGTGTCGATCTTGAAGACATTttgtagttatattttgaacaATGTATGCAGGGGACTTGAAGGGTCCCCGAGTGAACAATTCTAGGTGTTTGTAATCGTTCTTGCTTTAATGATGTTTGGGTGGCTCGTGCCACCCACTTATTAGATGTCGTTATTGATCGGGTGCATGGCCCAAGGAGACTTACTTGGGAAGTTAGAGCGTCACCTCGCTTCTTGCACCCATGCCACAGTCGTGGTTGGGCTTCTGCTTGGCGCCCCTTTAAAAGGGAAGGGCCAGAGGTCACCATCTTCTTCATCTTGCCCTTGCCTCATTCCAATCTGCCGGAGCCACCCCCTTTCCCCTGTTCGGCTAGCGCCCCCACCCCCCAACCCTTCTCTGCTCACacgtagagagagagagaaagattgTTCTGCTTCCCCCTCCTATAGCCATGATGTCGCTCTAGAGGCCATCAACCGTGGAGGAATCGCAGCTCGAGGACTTCACAATAATGGGGCAGCTACTACCAAAGGTGGTTGCGCACTGGAGGGCTCCCCCAGCGGAGCATGAGGAGCCGCATCCCGAGCACAACGAGATCGTGAGCTTCCTCGCATTCCACGAGCGCGGCCTCGGGTACTCGGAGCACCCGTTCTTGCTTGGTCTGCTAAACGAGTGGGAGGtggagctgcaacacctcaacccggATGGGGTGTTGCACATCACGGGCTTTTTCACGCTCTACGAGGGCTTTCTCGGGATAGATTCACATGCGAATCTATTCCAAGCCTTCTTCCAAGCTTGAGGCCTGTCGGTGAAGGGAGACCCAGAGCTCGTGCTAGTCGGGGGATTCGGCCTGCAGAAGAAGTCTCACAATTTGGGGGACTACCTGGTGGTACACCCAGATGGATTCGAACTGGGGATGGCACAACGAATGGTTCTACATCAGGAACTCGGCGGAGACGCCATTCCCGGTGCTCACGGGGACGCGTCCTGTGAAGAAGGAGAGCTGGACGTGGGGGCCCCCTACTCCAGAGAAGGTGCGCATGGGGGGTCCTCGAGAAGGCGCTGCGGGACCATGTTGTGAAGGAGGGCCTGAACAGGGTGCATCTTTTCGGCACCATATACTACCGCCGCATCATCTCGTTGGCTGTTAGGACGACCAGGATGTGGGAGTACACCGGCATCACGAATCTCGACTGGGTGTCGACAGCGGCGGTGACCAATGATGAGGTGTGGTCGTGGCTCGATGTGGTGCTGAAGGTGGGGAATCAGCAGACCGTCTGTGGTCCGCAGGCCTTCGACAAGGTGCACCCGCCGGATTTGGTAagtttttcccctctctttcttcctGCTGGTCCTTGGGCATCGGTCGTCCCCAATCTTGCCCTCATCTCTCGAAGGGGGTAGCGGGCGCGGCCAAATAGGCGGCCTAGGTAGAGGCCACCCGGGCTAGGAAGAGGAAGAAAACCGAGAAGGCTGAGAGAAGGCAGAAGAAAGAGATGGAGATTGAGCATCGGGTCCGAATGGGAGAGGACCGCGATGCCGTTCAAGATGAACTTGAGTCGGAGCCTTCATCCAACTCCAACGATGGGGAAGAATATGAGGAGGAAGAGTCGGATGAATCCATGTTCTTGATTGGACCCCGTGACGCTGGGCGTCAGGGACAATGGAGGCCCCCGGGGCATCTTCCAGTCCCTCTAAGGTGAGAAAGTGCGCTGCCGATGTGGGTGCAGCGAGGCATGAGGAGGCAAAGCGGGCCCGAGTGGGCCAACACTCGGAGATGGTAGACGCGGAGCTGGTCGAAGGAAAGCGCTCACCTGAAGGTGCGCTCGAGCGCAGCTGGCTCAACGAGTGGTCAAGAGGAGGCCGTGCAGGGCTCCCTGACTAAGGGCGTCGGTCATGGTGCTCCACCAACCGTTAGGGGAACAGTGAGGCCAGTTCCCTCCGTGGCTAACGCACCATGGCTCGGTCTGCTGCCACCGTCGGGTATCCCAGTTTTTGAACTTCCCCCGCTCGGCCGGGCCTCAGGATAAGGGAATCTTTTTTCGCGGTTTTGATTTTGTTTCTGAATGTTTTTGTTCTCTTATTCTGCTTTTTTCTCATAGTGCCTTAATGTCGACCGGCCTCCAGCATAGTGTTGAGCAAGTGCCATGGAGACTGAACCTAGCGCCGTTCGCTCCAACCCAAGGAGGGGGCCGGGGATCACCTTCTACGAGCAGGCCGCCGGTGATGGTGGCAATACCCATTCAGTTTTGTGCATGGGTGACCGTGGTGGCGCCTCCCCCATTGAGCGCGGGAAGGGAGGAAGAAATCATGGCCCTCGAGTCCCCAGGTAGAGGATGACTTGGTTCCCCCGCATGGTCCTAGCTGGAGTAGGAGGAGGGGGGCCACTCCGGCGCCCGCGGACGTCGAGACCAAGACCGGGCCGCTCGCTGCGTGCGAGGGGGTCCGGACTCAGGGGAGTGAGTACCCAGACCAGGATGGTGATTCCTCAGCACCGGAGACGGCACCAGGGGGAGCCAGGAGTGGGCGATGGTCCTAGCCTCCAGGCCCTCCGGTTCTGCGGGCAGGTCGGTCACCGAGTTGGTGTGGCCCGACCCCGGCAGATAGCACGAGGCTCGTTTTCGTCCTGCATGACCATCGGGAAGAGAAGCTCTGGGGTCTTCTCGAGCGAAGAGCGGAGTCGGCCTGCAGTGAGCTTGCTGCCATAGAGTCGGGGCTCATGGAAGCCCTCCTTGGTCAGGGTTGCTCAACAGATTGCATCAGGTGAACTGCTGAGTTTGCTCAGGTGAGTCTCAACTGCCACCTTCTTGGCCTCCATTTTGTTTTCCCTTTCTGATGTGGGTAATCTGTCTTGACATTTCTGACTCTTTGCTTTGAAGAAGCTAGAGAGGATTTCATCGAGCAAGTCCCAATTTCTCAAGGAGGAGCACAGCTGACTAGGGCAGGAGGCGGTGGCGCAGAGATGGGTTGAGGAGCTGACCCGTGAATTGGAGGCCGCCTAGGGGTCGGCACTTCATGAGTGCGAGTGCGCAACCACTGCCGAGCAGCGACTCACCGTGGCCCAGTCAGCTCTGAGCATGGAGCAGGAAGCCCGAGCCCTTGCTGAGGGGCAGGATCAATCCAGGGGGCAGCGCGTCACTGATTTGGAGGCAACGCTGTCCTAGAGGGAACAGGCGACCGCAGTTTGTGAGTGGTTGCTTTCCTGCATCCCCTCAACCCTGTTTTCACGTTTTGTGGCCTCTAACCCTTGCTTTGTTCATGTTCAGATCTAAGAATGAGGAATGGTCTCGTGAAGACCGAACTGCAGAGGTCGGAAGACGCTCGACACTCCGCCGAGTCCGAGCTGACCAACACCAAGGAACTGATGGCACGAAATGCACAGGTGTTGGCAGATTCTATGGAGAGGAGCAGGATCCTCGAAGAGGAGCTCGGTCAGATCCAAGGCGCAGCACGGTCGGTGGTCATCGTGGTGCTCGAGCCTCGCCCAAGGTCGAGCGCGTTCGTCGCCGACCTCTCGGAGATCCCGGGCGAGGTGGCGGGGCTCATCACCCACGGATTCTTCCATGGTGCCTCGGGGGTGTTGACATTAGTGGAGTCACATCACCAGACCCTTGACTTTGAAGTGGTCAGGAGAGGTTACACCGCCGGGTGGTCCGCCAACCAGCTCCGCGAACTTGGTCAAAGCCTGGTGCCAGTCGTGACGGCAATTGAGGAGGCGACCACCGCTAAGTGGGTGAAGGAGGCCCATCACGTGGAGAGGGAAGCGACTTTGGGCAGAGGCGGCGTCCAATCTATAGAAGCCGAGTCAAGCGCCGCCCCGACCGGACAGGCTCCTAATCATGGAAATCCTCCGGTCGACCCTACAGTGTGGCTCCTCCCGTCCACATCGTCGGCCAACGCGGACGCGGGACCATGGTGGAAAGATTTGTAGCGTAGTTACCTTTCATTTCTAGAGTAGTTTGTGCGGGGCTCTTGAAAGGCCTTCGAGTGAAAAATCCAAGTGTTTGTAATTGTTTTCGTTTTATATGGTTTTTTGGGAAGCTGGTCCCACCCGTATCCCTTTGTTTCCTGGAGTGATTTCTGCCTTCGCACTTTCCCTTTCGAACCTGCTCGTTACCCATAGGCTGCAGCGTGAAGCCGGGGGCTGGCTCGAGTGGCGTCAGCTGCTAGTTCACCGTAGGTTGTGATGAGGGCTCGGTAAGTCGAGTGGCCCAACAAAAATCACTTAGGTTGCGCACGGGGAATGGGTCAACCTTTCGCTCGAGCGAAAAAAGTTGCCTTTTTGTGCGTAATTTGCAAAAGGAAAGAGGGGGTAGAAGTACGCATGGTGGTGTACCCCTATGGGGCCCACGAGCGACCCGGGCCGCGTGGTGGTGTACCCCTATGGAGTTGTTGTTTAAAGCAGAGCATCTGAAAGGACTGAATTTAGGGGAAGAAACAACGTAACTGCTCAATGTTCCAAGTGTTGGTCAGGACGTTGCCATCGCTATCCTTCAGTCGGTAGGTTCctggccggaccacctccgcgATCATGTACGATCCTTCCCAGGGCAGAGTGAGCTTGTGCTTGTCCTTGGTCGACTGCGCCCCCCGCAGCACCAAGTCATTGACTTCGAGGGTTCTTCCCCGGATCTTCCTCTCGTGGTACCTGCAAAGAGTTTGCTGGTAGCGAGCAGAGCGGATCAAGGCTATCTCCCAGGCCTCCTCCAATAAGTCGATCGCGTCCTGCCGAGCCTCCACGGCTCGGTCGGGGTCAAAGGCTTTGACCCTAGGGGCGCCATAGTCTAGGTCGGAGGGAAGCATTGCTTCTGCCCCGTATGTTAGAAAGAATGGGGTGAACCCCATGGACCAAATGGGAGTTGTCCATAGGCTCAAGTGGACGGCTAGGAGCTCCTGGACCCACCGCCCGGCAAACTTGTTGAGCTGGTCGAAGATACGAGGCTTGAGTCCTTGGAGGACCATGCCATTCGCCCTCTCTACCTGCCCATTGGTGTGAGGGTGTCCAACCGAATCCCAGCCGATTCTGATCCCATATCCGTCAGCAAACTCCAAAAACTTCTTGCCTGGGAAGTTGGTCCCGTTGTCTATGATGATGGTGTTTGACATAGCAAATTGGTAGACGGTGTCTAGGAAGAACTTGACGGCCTCTTGGGGATTGATTTTGGTGATGGGTTTCGCCTCAATCGATTTGGTGATCTTGTCCACCCAGTCGATCCTGATCCCATATCCGTCGGAGAACTCCAAGAACTTCTTGCCTAGGAAGTTGGTCTCGTTGtttgtgatgatggtgtttgaCACACCAAATCGGTAGACAGTGTCCAGGAAGAACTTGACGATCTCTTGGGAATTAGTTTTGGTGATGGGTTTCGCCTCAATcgacttggtgaacttgtccacCGTGACGAGCAGGTGAGTGAAACCACAAGGGGCTTTCTTGAGAGGCCCGACCATATTGAGAACCCAGACCGCGAACGGCCAGGTGAGGGGGATGGTCTAGAGCGCCTATGCTGGCAAGTGGTTCTGCCGAGCGTAGAACTGACACCCCTTGCATGTGCAAACGACCTCCCCCACGTCGCATAGTGCTATCGGCCAGTAGAAACCTTGGCGTAAGGCCTTGCCAATTAGCGACCACGGAGCCCCGTGGTGTCCACAGATGCCAACATGGATCTCTAGGAGGAGTTCCTTGCCTTGATGGGTCGGGATGCATTTCATCAACACTCTCACCACCGATGGGCTGCGCTTGTAAAGCTTGCCGTTGACAGAGACGTACGTCTTGGTGCATCGGGCGATCTTCATGCCTCGGTCAGG
Above is a genomic segment from Panicum hallii strain FIL2 chromosome 8, PHallii_v3.1, whole genome shotgun sequence containing:
- the LOC112903608 gene encoding uncharacterized protein LOC112903608, which translates into the protein MVGPLKKAPCGFTHLLVTVDKFTKSIEAKPITKTNSQEIVKFFLDTVYRFGVSNTIITNNETNFLGKKFLEFSDGYGIRIDWVDKITKSIEAKPITKINPQEAVKFFLDTVYQFAMSNTIIIDNGTNFPGKKFLEFADGYGIRIGWDSVGHPHTNGQVERANGMVLQGLKPRIFDQLNKFAGRWVQELLAVHLSLWTTPIWSMGFTPFFLTYGAEAMLPSDLDYGAPRVKAFDPDRAVEARQDAIDLLEEAWEIALIRSARYQQTLCRYHERKIRGRTLEVNDLVLRGAQSTKDKHKLTLPWEGSYMIAEVVRPGTYRLKDSDGNVLTNTWNIEQLRCFFP